TCGTCGCGGGCAACCAGATGGCGATCGAGCTGCTCGACGACGGCCACCGTTCACGAGTAGCCCGCACGGCGGCTCGTAGCAGTGGATCAAGCTTCCAGCTCGAGGCGCAGTTCGTGCAGACCTGCAGGGGCCAGGATGAGGTCTTTGTTGCCGCGTCGCCGGACGCCTCGGTGGCCCATCCGGCGGGCCGAATCACGGCCCGGGAGTTCGCGATCTATCGCTGTGCCGACATCGTGGTGCACGCCTGGGATCTTGCCCGAACAATCGGCGCTACCGACACCATCGACCCTGAGCTGGTGGAGCAGGTTCTGGCGCCCTATGTCGGATGGGTACAGACCCTCGACACTGCCGGGGTCTTCGCCCCCGCGCTTACTGGCGTCGGCGGCGAGTCTCGTCAAGACGACCTACTGCGCCGTCTCGGTCGTTCCCCGTGATCGTGCATCCGCTTGGTCGGTTCGATTGAAGCCCCGGGAGTGGCGGGCTCCACTGAACCCGGGGCTTCAGATCTCCCGCACAGCGGTTGCCTCCCGGCTGCCCTGGCACGGTCGGAGGTCCGCTCGGGCGTCCTGTGTGCGGCCGGTGATGTTGACCTCCACTACCATGTAGGTTCTAGCGTGCCCGTTATGTCGGCTATCGAAGGACCGGGCATCGACGAGTTCCTGTCTCGTCCACTGGTTGCACGAATCGCCACCAACGGCCCCACGGTGCGCCCGGTCTGGTTC
The Pseudonocardia sp. EC080619-01 DNA segment above includes these coding regions:
- a CDS encoding TIGR03086 family metal-binding protein: MFAQRLVAVSGPQWGWSTPCADWTVADLVGHVVAGNQMAIELLDDGHRSRVARTAARSSGSSFQLEAQFVQTCRGQDEVFVAASPDASVAHPAGRITAREFAIYRCADIVVHAWDLARTIGATDTIDPELVEQVLAPYVGWVQTLDTAGVFAPALTGVGGESRQDDLLRRLGRSP